From Rhopalosiphum padi isolate XX-2018 chromosome 2, ASM2088224v1, whole genome shotgun sequence:
TGGAAATCTAGATAACCagtttattaatcaaataaggTAACAatgatttatatgtttttaggtACCTTGTTTACATGTTgtcagttataattttaattaatttctttttattgaatatattttaatacataattaatgattattgaaaaatgaGAAACTCGAGTTTCTAcactatatacatcatatacagTTCATGGTGTAATCGTCATAACTAAGTaaatacactattttttttgttctactaattattgttatcaattttatccattggagataaaattatttcaaaattgaataaatggaattttttattattatatagtaagtatatgtacagtatacctacacatacctaaatatttaactgCGTACTTCCTTATAaatgaaatacttaaaaacaatagCGGAACCCCTTCAGTCGAAATATATAAccaagcatattatattacttttcgGTCAATGCATCAATTCATTACGTAATTATTCGCTACATCGGTACCCATTTAGTCCAATGCTATAATATTAAGTGTAACTAAACAAAATATCaggaatttatatattttttaacagtattatttcatgatgataataattaataattattattcgtctaaatagtattataaattcaataatattattaactaagaCAGTGCTGTGACAATTCATACGATATactgttattaagtatataggtacctatagcaaAAAATGAAAGCAGTCTCGAACTCTAAAATTGTTTGCATCGCACAAACTCTAAATTATCTTCAAGGCTGCACGACCATCATCTGTAGGAAAACCTACAAGTTAGGTTacaaaaatcattgaaaaaatttaaaattaaatcttttatgTTTGACCCTTTTTACCTAAAAAAAGatcacagaaaaaaataaaaacattcctatttattagtttttggtggttattattattagttggaAAGTGCATAATTAAGTTGAAAATAGACAAACCGATTGGGCTTATTTCTTTCTTGATaatctaaatacaatttttatggaAAGAAAAATTGAAAGTTGTCTTGAAACATGAAAAAACTGAAAGTGCttttttaatgtgatttttatataacttacaaCCATATGCGTGTATTTGCTGAAATTTGGCATACACGTAGAGTAATGATGGCAACAATACTCTAAAACATTCTCTAACCAAtttagctataaaatataaaaattattcatagctaaattatatcaaataatcactatgaatttgaattaaaatgtgcAAATTTGACAACCATTATTGTTCaatcaaatattgtaattacttGTCTCTTTTTCCTCTAAAAATTATTAGTGAATCACCCTCTTGATTTTTAGTTCGTTTGTAATTTtggatacaaaattaaaattattttcttataggtaggtacaaatttcaaaaactaaataatttataactaatattatatataacaatgaatataataaatttgttcacttaaatcaaaataaatattaagtgtctatgtcctatatattatatagattcttaataaaaattatataataaaatttaaaaaaattaaacatttggtacgaaataataattacctactaaTGGGTATCTTTGATAATCTTatatactacctacctatatgcttatattggtttataatacaaatactattCTATAaacttttgtaatattaaatgcttaagttattgtaaaatatatttcatatttattttattaagcaaAATTCAAATACAGTGTGTcccaaaaaaaaacactttttttaaaatagctaaaaaaacattttatttttaaaaaaattacaaaaaaaggatatactcgtatatacagTTTCAATATAACATCCAgtttatgtatgaaaaataatattgtttgattttcCTCCACTAGCTTGTTAACAGGCCAGTCTGGTCgagaaaattaacaataactgCCTCTCAGTTCTCTTTGGTGAGTTTCACGAGGATGTTTTACACTAGCCGGGGCTTTGAGATCAACAGTTGAACCAGTGTTTTCGAATTTTCATTAACCGACGAATCAATAACACACTGGGAGCAACATCACGTTTGAGTAAGATACGAAGTCACTTTCGTTATAGATTGATAAAAGATCTCAACAACCAACATGCGTGTTTCAATTGACATCCAATCCATGGTGATATTTGGAAAAAACTGATTACACAACAACAAACTGAAATTacagtagataaaaaaaatgataaaaacataaaaataaaaaaatagttaccgATTTAAAAAAAGGTGTTATTCTTTTTGGGACACTTTGTACATACTGAAAATTAATaactcaattatattaaaatatacacatacgaACATCAAATATCAAACGTTTTAAGAATCAAAAAGTAAAtatctaaacatattataatttataaatgcgtAGTACGTATAATGTATCTACCAatctttaaaacttaatatagaaatatatgatTGCTATTTTTTTGCTAATTTGGAagattttaatatctaattaatattttaatagtatggTAAATATGgtgtcataaattattgttatcgattattttgtttttgtttagttaTATAACTAACAAGATCGATTATGATTatctatacataggtataattgtACGAATAACAATGTTTTACTTATATGTATTCATTAGGATTTTgtgttcattaaaaatgtatacgtacAACGGTATTGAACTCTTATTACATCAGTTTCAAGCAAATCGTAAACgattaataatctaatattctTATCATAATGATAAAGCCCCCAAGTTGCCGGGGTTACGGCGTTGGTTCAAAGCACGGTGTCATATAAACGACCACGCCATCAGAAATATTATAACGTGTGTATAACACTATACCTACACATTATGCAATAGTAACGTAattgttatgtaaataaaacaaagcAAGCGGCTAATACAAAAACTATCggttgtacaatttttttctaccatttcataacaattattataacacttataagaaaaaccaaaattgtacataataaccATGGTAAGTAGGACTGGTCTTTATGCCAGCGTAGTCAAGGATGATTTCAAAGATATAAATCaggtaatgttataataattatttatacaaattactcAGTATTAATGCGCTCCACTTATCGAATGAGCATAgtttctgtaaattattttaaaatatataagttgagattttttttaatatacctactaaaaacatttaagtatttaactaaaaatgtatgtttaaataatacttaaatttatgttattattaacgaTTACATACATCGCATTTTGTtagaataatatgcaataataaatttaagtatttaaattaacaacaatggccatataaaaaaatgtacatatcccttctatattgtattatactattatcttataaactaatacatatattataaatttacagttgattattcataaaagtaactaaattgcctatacaaactgccgtttttctttttttgtatttgtaggTACGCAATATCTTTAATAAGTCACTATTAATTAACGAGCAACGTGTGTtactactgtaataataataaacatttaaattattcagagtactacttaaaattttaaaattttatttaatgatccAGTCATCTATGAATAATGTGAAGTTTTGttcaattgttaaaatgtaGAAAGATGAAACAATTGATATTACCGGAGTATCATGCAATCCAGCGCCAATTGTATTAAAACCATTAGCCTCGTTATATAATCCATATCCATATGGCTGTTCAGTGTTGTGCAATCATCCGCTGGATAGCGAAATTAAAGATCTTGTAAAAAAAGCTAAGGACGctttggtaatttaaaataacttataagttatagaaaTAGCTTAGTAAGCCTTTCTATTTTGCTTATTTTGCAGACCTTGGACCCTAAGTCACCTCATCGATATCCTGATGttgatgaaattaatattatcgtaccAGAAGAGCTGTTCAGAAAATATACAGAAACAGATTCTAGAGCAACTAGTCCAATGCCTACAGTCGTACAAAAAAAAAGCCCAGCTGAATTAGAAATAGACAAATCTAAACTTGTATTAGATTTAAATCGAAGTAGAAGTCAACAGTCATCGATAAAATTTTCGGTTAGACACAGCTGAGtgagacaataatattaagtaaatatttaaaaaaatgagaagaataaaccataaatattatagtatataatgatcaatgatcttttaaaataaaaagctaaAATAAGCTTGAGAAGTCTATAAAATACAGAACGTTTCACCAAATTGGCTCGATCTCCTTCTTCCtacaatattcaattattcaaaatctatttttaggTTTCCaagtatagaaatataattcgaTATTTTCAAATCCTtcaaattttttagtatttctaCAAAAGTGTAAAACTTATTTTAGGGTGTTGTGGGTCAAGATTTTTGCGAAGCGTTTTCTTTATGCCATGGTTCTGTACTTCATATTCCACATTATTTTCGTCCAAATTATACAACTAGCATTTTAGGACGAAAAATAGAAGTTAAAAaagaagtatttaaaaaaaggccTCGACATAAAATCACTATTACAGAAAAACAAGCAGACAACATCGCCGATAATTTGGtgagtacctacttaattattaataaataaagtccACTCTCCATAATTTAGTTTCTTTTTAGCGGCATTTAGATTTACCTGGTGCTTATGATGTGCAAAAAGATACAGAAGAAAACAAAGAAGTTACTTGGAGAAGAGGAAAACCTATTAAACCAGGAAAAaagagcaaaaaaaaatcaGAGAAAAAGAAATCAGggcaaaataataaagaatttaaagGAGTCCAAGACTCATTAGAGACTCaagtcattataatttttaatatgatgcattttataaaactacaatattttgGTTCAATTAATAGGTTtctacaataaatcaaaattcattGAATGGTAGTATAACTGCAGAAAATGACGCACTAAAAAGTGAAGAAGAGATTAATGAAGAACCAAAAACAAGTTCATTCATAgacatagatattttaaaagagCTTCAAAGAGAATTGTACTTACTTGACGTTGAAAATGAATTTGATGTgaaggttaaaatataatttttatatcattaatattaattttaaactctcaaaattaaatttattttaaagtactatgaataatattacatttaccagttaaaatgataaaacataaaatgttaaaatgttttagaattaaaaatatatatttgcaatacaattttgataacCCTAGTCCAAATACTATGTCTTTTATCGTTCtacctacaaatatatttataacaatatattcttttgttaaaattacacaTTATTCCAAAGTccaaacacaatttatttactttatataaattgagtgattattttatcgaataacagtcattattttaaaatctattaacgtttttgaaaatattttttttacgtgatttctagtcaaaataaaacattcttaacaaaatattatcaaaaatattaacatattttaaaataataactgttgtTCGATAAAAGTATCattctatataaaatgtatatataataaaatatacaatatatctatttatataataaaatataaattacacaattaattcatgttattacataaaataaaaaacttatcaataattttaaaatataaaaaattattgaaaaaataatagcattatttaaatattcatattataaattatttttttagaaacacATGGCATTACAAGAAGCATTCAAAATGAAACCAATATTAATCAATCAAGAAATTAATGATGAGCTAGATGCATTAAAACGTAAACTAGGAGTAAATACAGAAGTAATGTTACCAGGTTTACCAAGAACATTTTCTAGAAAAAACATAAGATTCGAACTACCTTTAGACAGAAAAAGCTTAAAAGGTTACAATTGTTttaagtcaaaataataataataaaataatatgtatattatactcatgtATATTTCAGATATGACACCGTTAGATTATTTGAGAAGTAATACAAGTATCATTGGGAGTTGTCTAGTCATTTATTCAagagtttttgaaaaatataacacaaactCGGAGACAAGAACGATCCATGAAAATGTAAATGATAATTTCACAATAgtggaaacataatattaaatatattattctaaccaATATTCAAC
This genomic window contains:
- the LOC132921700 gene encoding uncharacterized protein LOC132921700, with the translated sequence MVSRTGLYASVVKDDFKDINQKDETIDITGVSCNPAPIVLKPLASLYNPYPYGCSVLCNHPLDSEIKDLVKKAKDALTLDPKSPHRYPDVDEINIIVPEELFRKYTETDSRATSPMPTVVQKKSPAELEIDKSKLVLDLNRSRSQQSSIKFSGVVGQDFCEAFSLCHGSVLHIPHYFRPNYTTSILGRKIEVKKEVFKKRPRHKITITEKQADNIADNLRHLDLPGAYDVQKDTEENKEVTWRRGKPIKPGKKSKKKSEKKKSGQNNKEFKGVQDSLETQVSTINQNSLNGSITAENDALKSEEEINEEPKTSSFIDIDILKELQRELYLLDVENEFDVKKHMALQEAFKMKPILINQEINDELDALKRKLGVNTEVMLPGLPRTFSRKNIRFELPLDRKSLKDMTPLDYLRSNTSIIGSCLVIYSRVFEKYNTNSETRTIHENKLIPALGEVMGRQFSNQEAIDLHQMIGWSNGQILTYREWCGLCGAAERLIGHRFVPQPLSKAQDPCNEVENADFALLDRWLQDLSPKSLLYKLLTLIKNT